From a single Streptomyces rubradiris genomic region:
- the eccE gene encoding type VII secretion protein EccE, which produces MASGTRTRARGRSAARGRAAGSGSAPRAASARRGADRRQVTPGLRQRPGQAGSFRLQRLVLVELAAAVLLVGWAVGMAALVPAAVVALVLLLLAFVRRRGRSLPEWLATARELRARQKRAANTPIPPGTEPGLVPAVECEPALRTYSYNARDRRPVGVVGDGTFVTAVLQVEADATALRAERSRQPLPLGLVRGALEVDGIRLESAQIVLHTQPAPALHLPQQSVAVANYIPLQEQTGAPAVRITWIALKLDPELCAEAVAARGGGLEGAQKCVVRAADHLASRLTGAGFRARVLDEEELVAALATSACANPLVTAEAGRSETRERRTEESGRSWRCDNRRHTTYWVRRWPPLGGGPAESLPQFVARVTAVPALATTFSLTLAPGERQEVSLCGHLRVTGRSDDELVAARRALEAAARQSGAGLARLDREQLPGMLATLPLGGAR; this is translated from the coding sequence ATGGCTTCCGGAACGCGGACGCGAGCGCGCGGCCGGTCGGCGGCACGAGGCCGTGCGGCCGGGTCCGGGTCCGCGCCGCGGGCCGCGTCCGCCCGGCGCGGCGCGGACCGCCGGCAGGTCACGCCCGGGCTCAGGCAACGGCCGGGCCAGGCCGGGTCGTTCCGTTTGCAACGGCTTGTGCTGGTGGAGCTGGCGGCGGCCGTGCTGCTCGTCGGCTGGGCCGTCGGCATGGCAGCCCTGGTGCCGGCGGCAGTGGTCGCACTGGTGCTGCTCCTGCTGGCCTTCGTGCGGCGGCGGGGCCGGTCCCTGCCGGAGTGGCTCGCCACCGCGCGGGAGCTGCGGGCACGGCAGAAGCGGGCCGCGAACACCCCGATACCGCCGGGCACCGAGCCCGGACTGGTTCCGGCGGTGGAGTGCGAGCCGGCCCTGCGCACGTACTCGTACAACGCGCGCGACCGCCGGCCGGTCGGTGTCGTCGGGGACGGCACGTTCGTCACGGCCGTGCTCCAGGTGGAGGCCGACGCGACCGCGCTGCGCGCCGAGCGGAGCCGTCAGCCGCTGCCGCTGGGCCTGGTGCGGGGCGCGCTGGAGGTGGACGGCATCCGCCTGGAGTCCGCGCAGATCGTGCTGCACACGCAGCCGGCGCCCGCGCTGCACCTGCCCCAGCAGTCGGTGGCCGTCGCCAACTACATCCCGTTGCAGGAGCAGACCGGCGCCCCGGCCGTGCGCATCACCTGGATCGCGCTGAAGCTGGATCCCGAGCTGTGCGCGGAGGCCGTGGCCGCGCGCGGCGGCGGGCTGGAGGGCGCGCAGAAGTGCGTCGTACGGGCCGCCGACCACCTGGCGAGCCGGCTCACCGGCGCCGGGTTCCGCGCCCGGGTGCTGGACGAGGAGGAGCTGGTCGCCGCCCTCGCCACCTCCGCCTGCGCCAATCCGCTGGTCACCGCGGAGGCGGGGCGCAGCGAGACCCGGGAGCGGCGCACGGAGGAGTCGGGGCGCAGCTGGCGTTGTGACAACCGGCGGCACACCACGTACTGGGTGCGGCGCTGGCCCCCGCTGGGCGGCGGCCCGGCCGAGTCCCTGCCCCAGTTCGTCGCCCGGGTCACGGCGGTACCGGCCCTGGCGACCACCTTCAGCCTGACGCTCGCGCCCGGGGAGCGGCAGGAAGTGTCGCTGTGCGGGCACCTGCGGGTGACCGGGCGCAGTGACGACGAACTCGTGGCGGCGCGGCGCGCGCTGGAGGCCGCCGCCCGGCAGTCCGGGGCGGGCCTGGCCCGGCTCGACCGCGAGCAGCTGCCCGGCATGCTGGCCACTCTGCCCCTCGGAGGTGCGCGGTGA